In Papio anubis isolate 15944 chromosome 20, Panubis1.0, whole genome shotgun sequence, a single window of DNA contains:
- the GFY gene encoding Golgi-associated olfactory signaling regulator encodes MKSFSRILFLVFLLAGLRSKAAPSAPPPLRSGFPDVAHPSETSPPKGPSENSTRDRLNPEFPGTPYPEPFKPPHTVSLETFPLGFTETPNPDLRETPHPQSPETPKADSLTASISESLDIPKTNLSKMTHLDSSETPTPGPTEMPRPGSPETPKPHFSKPSRPEFPETPNTDLMQTVPQESPEIPQLNATEISQAEISETSNTGPTKTPDPKSLETHDLNSTETPNSEFLQALHPDPSKSPHPESHVTHNPSPTEISQTEFPTTYYQNATNVPRTSDPQISTSLYPETPAPFKDEATALNELSLNPKPETPAAIQPDSPKLPTSDSPGTIELKAPQNSGPKESNAPPPSARIVGPPALPGPPNQLAPATLRAPQRHSPGEGVNTIVVVERVKETGVTLVGRPHGAAGGALLLCSLSAVSG; translated from the exons ATGAAATCGTTCAGCCGGATCCTCTTCCTCGTCTTCCTCCTCGCCGGCCTGAGGTCCAAGGCCGCTCCCTCAGCCCCTCCGCCTTTGCGCTCTGGCTTTCCGGACGTGGCCCACCCCTCTGAGACCTCCCCTCCGAAGGGTCCTTCTGAAAATTCCACACGAGATCGCCTTAACCCAGAATTTCCTGGGACTCCTTACCCTGAACCTTTCAAGCCACCTCATACAGTTTCCCTGGAAACCTTCCCACTTGGCTTCACTGAGACCCCCAACCCTGACCTCCGGGAAACCCCGCACCCACAGTCTCCTGAAACGCCCAAAGCTGACTCACTCACAGCGTCAATATCAGAATCCCTGGATATCCCCAAAACCAACCTCTCCAAAATGACACACCTAGATTCTTCTGAgacccccacacctggcccaacgGAAATGCCACGCCCAGGGTCCCCTGAGACCCCCAAACCTCACTTCTCCAAACCTTCACGCCCAGAATTTCCTGAGACCCCAAACACTGACCTTATGCAAACTGTACCCCAAGAATCCCCAGAGATTCCCCAACTTAATGCAACTGAAATCTCACAGGCAGAAATCTCTGAGACCTCAAACACTGGCCCTACCAAGACCCCTGACCCCAAATCTCTGGAAACCCATGACCTCAACTCCACTGAGACCCCAAACTCTGAATTTCTCCAAGCTCTCCATCCTGACCCTTCTAAAAGCCCCCACCCAGAATCCCATGTAACCCACAATCCCAGCCCCACCGAAATTTCCCAAACAGAATTCCCCACAACCTACTACCAAAATGCAACAAATGTCCCCAGGACCTCCGACCCTCAAATCTCCACTAGTCTCTACCCAGAAACACCTGCGCCCTTCAAGGATGAAGCCACTGCTCTAAATGAGCTGTCGCTGAATCCCAAACCAGAAACCCCTGCAGCCATCCAGCCCGACTCCCCAAAATTACCCACTTCAGATTCTCCAGGAACGATTGAGCTGAAGGCCCCCCAGAACTCTGGCCCTAAGGAGTCCAATGCGCCTCCTCCCTCAGCCCGGATTGTAGGTCCCCCTGCTCTTCCAGGGCCCCCCAATCAGTTGGCCCCTGCCACTCTGCGGGCACCCCAGAGGCACAGCCCAGGTGAAGGAGTCAACACTATCGTCGTGGTGGAGAGAGTGAAGGAGACCG GCGTGACTCTGGTGGGGCGACCACATGGAGCAGCAGGCGGGGCCCTCTTGCTCTGTTCCCTTTCTGCAGTCAGCGGTTGA
- the PTH2 gene encoding tuberoinfundibular peptide of 39 residues, which produces METRQVSRSPRVRLLLLLLLVVPWGVRTASGVALPQVGVLSLRPPGPAWADPATPRPRRSLALADDAAFRERARLLAALERRHWLNSYMHKLLVLDAR; this is translated from the exons ATGGAGACCCGCCAGGTGTCCAGGAGCCCTCGGGttcggctgctgctgctgctgttgctagTGGTGCCCTGGGGCGTCCGCACTGCCTCGGGAGTCGCCCTGCCCCAGGTCGGGGTCCTCAG CCTCCGCCCCCCAGGACCGGCCTGGGCGGATCCCGCCACCCCCCGGCCGCGGAGGAGCCTGGCGCTGGCGGACGACGCGGCCTTCCGGGAGCGCGCGCGGTTGCTGGCCGCCCTCGAGCGCCGCCACTGGCTGAACTCGTACATGCACAAGCTGTTGGTGTTGGACGCGCGCTGA
- the SLC17A7 gene encoding vesicular glutamate transporter 1, translating to MEFRQEEFRKLAGRALGKLHRLLEKRQEGAETLELSADGRPVTTQTRDPPVVDCTCFGLPRRYIIAIMSGLGFCISFGIRCNLGVAIVSMVNNSTTHRGGHVVVQKAQFSWDPETVGLIHGSFFWGYIVTQIPGGFICQKFAANRVFGFAIVATSTLNMLIPSAARVHYGCVIFVRILQGLVEGVTYPACHGIWSKWAPPLERSRLATTAFCGSYAGAVVAMPLAGVLVQYSGWSSVFYVYGSFGIFWYLFWLLVSYESPALHPSISEEERKYIEDAIGESAKLMNPLTKFSTPWRRFFTSMPVYAIIVANFCRSWTFYLLLISQPAYFEEVFGFEISKVGLVSALPHLVMTIIVPIGGQIADFLRSRRIMSTTNVRKLMNCGGFGMEATLLLVVGYSHSKGVAISFLVLAVGFSGFAISGFNVNHLDIAPRYASILMGISNGVGTLSGMVCPIIVGAMTKHKTREEWQYVFLIASLVHYGGVIFYGVFASGEKQPWAEPEEMSEEKCGFVGHDQLAGSDDSEMEDEAEPPGAPPAPPPSYGATHSTFQPPRPPPPVRDY from the exons CCTTCTGGAGAAGCGGCAGGAAGGCGCGGAGACGCTGGAGCTGAGTGCGGATGGGCGCCCGGTGACCACGCAGACCCGGGACCCGCCGGTGGTGGACtgcacctgcttcggcctccctcGCCGCTACATTATCGCCATCATGAGTGGTCTGGGCTTCTGTATCAGCTTTGGCATCCGCTGCAACCTGGGCGTGGCCATCGTCTCCATGGTCAATAACAGCACGACCCACCGCGGGGGCCACGTGGTGGTGCAG AAAGCCCAGTTCAGCTGGGATCCAGAGACTGTCGGCCTCATACATGGCTCCTTTTTCTGGGGCTATATTGTCACTCAGATTCCGGGAGGATTTATCTGCCAAAAATTTGCAGCCAACAG GGTTTTCGGCTTTGCTATTGTGGCAACATCCACTCTAAACATGCTGATACCCTCGGCTGCCCGCGTCCACTATGGCTGTGTCATCTTCGTGAGGATCCTGCAGGGGTTGGTAGAG GGCGTCACATACCCCGCCTGCCATGGGATCTGGAGCAAATGGGCCCCACCCTTAGAACGGAGTCGCCTGGCGACGACAGCCTTTTGCG GTTCCTATGCTGGGGCGGTGGTCGCGATGCCCCTCGCCGGGGTCCTTGTGCAGTACTCAGGATGGAGCTCTGTTTTCTACGTCTACG GCAGCTTCGGGATCTTCTGGTACCTGTTCTGGCTGCTCGTGTCCTACGAGTCCCCCGCGCTGCATCCCAGCATCTCGGAGGAGGAGCGCAAGTACATCGAGGACGCCATCGGAGAGAGCGCGAAACTCATGAACCCCCTCACG AAGTTTAGCACTCCCTGGCGGCGCTTCTTCACGTCTATGCCAGTCTACGCCATCATCGTGGCCAACTTCTGCCGCAGCTGGACGTTCTACCTGCTGCTCATCTCCCAGCCTGCCTACTTCGAAGAAGTGTTCGGCTTCGAGATCAGCAAG GTAGGCCTGGTATCCGCTCTGCCCCACCTGGTCATGACCATCATCGTGCCCATCGGCGGCCAGATCGCGGACTTCCTGAGGAGCCGCCGCATCATGTCCACCACCAACGTGCGCAAGTTGATGAACTGCGGGG GCTTCGGCATGGAAGCCACGCTGCTGTTGGTGGTCGGCTACTCGCACTCCAAGGGCGTGGCCATCTCCTTCCTGGTCCTAGCCGTGGGCTTCAGCGGCTTCGCCATCTCTG GGTTCAACGTGAACCACCTGGACATAGCCCCGCGCTACGCCAGCATCCTCATGGGCATCTCCAACGGCGTGGGCACACTGTCGGGGATGGTGTGCCCCATCATCGTGGGGGCCATGACTAAGCACAAG ACTCGGGAGGAGTGGCAGTACGTGTTCCTAATTGCCTCCCTGGTGCACTATGGAGGTGTCATCTTCTACGGGGTCTTTGCTTCTGGAGAGAAGCAGCCGTGGGCAGAGCCTGAGGAGATGAGCGAGGAGAAGTGTGGATTTGTTGGCCATGACCAGCTGGCTGGCAGTGACGACAGCGAAATGGAGGATGAGGCTGAGCCCCCGGGGGCACCCCCTGCACCACCTCCCTCCTATGGGGCCACACACAGCACATTTCAgccccccaggcccccaccccctgTCCGGGACTACTGA